The Flavobacterium faecale genome has a segment encoding these proteins:
- a CDS encoding PKD-like domain-containing protein — MKKIIIALSIILFTASCSKDEISAPEISITEPTGGFSIDKMQWLRIQPQVKNDQGATYSWSIEGKESNTTANFENVFVAAGTYTIQFTAKNQGGETVKTFVVTVNDKVYINKITRVFEYLPAPGQFINVLPLATKDDTAETMRVKAEEKLTANSMITLGGFGGYVTFGFDHTVINKDGNDFVVLGNAFSNNAEPGIIMVSYDANANGLADDEWYEIAGSEYNKDTTIKNYEITYYKPIEEPANATEPEYIKWTDNQKQTGYLSKNAYHKQSYFPYWKGETLTLKGTFLKSTMVKASYWITPAYEFGYADNWSNTDAKSQIDISWAVDKDGKAVQLKGVDFVKVYNSNRAENTSTGEQSTEVAGFKDLNIQ, encoded by the coding sequence ATGAAAAAGATTATTATTGCGCTATCGATCATTCTGTTTACAGCATCCTGTTCTAAAGATGAAATTAGTGCTCCAGAAATATCCATCACAGAACCTACAGGTGGTTTCTCAATCGACAAAATGCAATGGTTGCGTATACAACCACAAGTAAAAAATGATCAAGGAGCAACTTATTCTTGGTCTATTGAAGGGAAAGAAAGTAATACTACGGCTAATTTTGAAAATGTATTTGTAGCAGCAGGAACATACACAATTCAATTTACAGCAAAGAATCAAGGCGGCGAAACCGTTAAAACCTTTGTTGTTACGGTTAATGACAAGGTATATATCAATAAAATAACGAGAGTATTCGAATATTTGCCAGCTCCAGGCCAATTTATAAATGTCTTGCCACTAGCCACAAAGGATGATACAGCAGAGACCATGAGAGTGAAAGCAGAAGAAAAATTAACTGCAAATAGTATGATTACATTAGGTGGTTTTGGAGGCTACGTGACTTTTGGTTTTGATCATACGGTGATTAATAAAGATGGGAACGATTTTGTTGTACTAGGAAATGCCTTTTCAAATAATGCTGAACCTGGAATCATAATGGTTTCATACGATGCTAATGCAAATGGTTTAGCAGATGATGAATGGTATGAAATTGCAGGATCTGAATACAATAAAGACACCACAATTAAAAATTATGAAATCACCTATTACAAACCTATAGAAGAACCTGCAAATGCAACTGAGCCAGAGTATATAAAATGGACAGACAATCAGAAACAAACAGGCTATCTTTCTAAAAATGCGTATCACAAACAAAGCTATTTTCCATATTGGAAAGGTGAAACACTGACTTTAAAAGGAACATTTTTGAAATCAACGATGGTAAAAGCGAGTTATTGGATTACTCCAGCCTATGAATTTGGTTACGCTGATAACTGGTCTAATACGGATGCTAAATCACAAATTGACATAAGCTGGGCAGTAGATAAGGATGGTAAAGCAGTACAGTTAAAAGGTGTCGATTTTGTAAAAGTATATAATTCAAATCGAGCTGAAAACACTTCTACAGGGGAACAATCTACTGAGGTTGCAGGATTTAAAGATTTAAATATCCAATAA